The genomic stretch GCGGGCCCGGCCCGGCGCGTGCGTCAGGTTCGGTAGCGCTGCGCGAGGGGCCGGGTAAAGGTGAGAGGGAGACGGGAGGTTCCCCATTTTCATTCAGGAGGGGACGGGACGGGGCAGGTCGGTGCGGGGCGAAGCTTCTGCCGAGCCCGGGTTCGGGgtgtggctgggggcggggggctgagcGGCAtgaatcccccccccacacacacacacacactgcacagagctgggggaggggctgcccaggggccccagccccactcctttcCCCGCAGGGAGGGGCGGCAGGGCTCAGTCCCGTGAGGGGGGGGGTATCCTGAGGGGCGGGGAGGCGACGGACCCGAGATAGCACCGACCCTGCGGAGTCTGGTGGGCTCCCCATCCCtcggggggaacgggggggggggctgcagggactcGGCCCTGCTGAGATGCCCCATGAGTGTTTGTTctgctggggtgggcagggctggctcctcTCCAGCCGACTTGGCATTTCCCGCTTTAACCCAAGGGAGGGACTTCGGCTCCAAAGAGCATAAAACCTACAGTGCCAAATCATGCCCGTAGACTGCCACAAGAGCGCCTGGCCGAAAGGCAGGAGCGGGAGTAAAATGAGCTGGGTTCCTAGcgctgccacagactttctgtgggaTGCTTAAGCTCAGTTCTTCAATtcccctacctgtaaaatggggatagcgcTTCCAGTCCCGCAGGAGCGCTGGGAGGCTTCATGCTTGTAAAGTTCTCTGAAATTCTCAAGCGGAAAGCCTTAAATAAGTAAAATGTATTGTTATGTTTAAGCTTTTCCAGTTTTCATCAGCTTTTCCACCAGAGGTGCCCCTGAGCAACCAGCCTATGCCAGTTTCACCCTTGACTGCAAATATCAGAAAAATAATAGTGTCTGCTTCTTTATAAAGAGTTAAGGGATTAATGTCAGTGGAGGTGCATGTAATCTCATCCAATGAGACAACTAGTACATAAGAAAAAAGGTGAACTTTGGTAACGGTATCTTCAAAAACTGTTCTCAGGGCAGGTTGTAATTTTACCCTGGAATCAGTTTTACTGAAAGAGTTATTAAAAGCAGATACCATCTCAGACTATCTGAAGTTTAGAATTGTTCTGACGCTTTGGAGCACTGTACGCAGTCACTGCGTCTTTGCCATGTATCTGTGATAGGTTGGCTGAGTTGGGATATAAGATACTAAATTTGTCAAGCTAGTGTGTTGTCCACTAAGAAATGACAGAGGCTactctatttaaattgtaagctctttagagcagggaccatctttttgttctgtgtttgcacagtgcctagtacagtggGCTTCTGGCCCATGAGTAGGGCTCCTTGGTGCTGTGGTAATGCTAATAATAATTGGACGTGGACTGTTGTAGTTGGAATGTTACAATGacttcaggtttaaaaaaaaatttccagtttTCCAGAGTCTGAATATGACTATAGGCCAggttgttggggggagggagggaggggtttgtttgttttttggagggaggGAAAACAGTGATAGGTTTTGATTGATTCCACAAAGGGAGAAGAATTTCTGCTCTaatgttctttctttgtttcttcttgTCAGTGATCAGAAGCAGCAATAGGAGAAATGGAGATGCAGTCATATTACACGAAGCTCTTGGGAGAGCTCAATGAGCAAAGAAAGAGGGACTTCTTTTGTGACTGCAGTATTATTGTGGAAGGCAGGATCTTCAAAGCTCACAAGAACATTCTGTTTGCTAATAGTGGCTACTTCAGAGCCTTATTGATTCATTACATTCAAGACAGTGGGCGACACAGCACTGCTTCTTTGGACATTGTTACTTCAGAGGCCTTCTCCATCATCCTAGATTTCCTTTATTCAGGGAAGCTGGATCTTTGTGGGGAAAATGTTATTGAAGTCATGTCAGCAGCTAGCTACTTGCAGATGACTGATGTGGTCAATTTTTGCAAAACTTACATCAGGTCATCGCTAGATATTTGCAGAAAAATAGAGAGAGAAGCTGCTTTCTATCAGGCTGATAGTGGAAGCTCCAGTTCTGCCAGGGAGGGCACTTCTTATGGTACAAAGAGCCAGTGCTCTGCCTCCATCTCTTCTCTGCAAGAAAAGGAAAGGATTTCTGATTGTCAGAGAGATCCTCCCTGTGGTGAATGTAGCAGCTGCCACCCAATGGAACTTGTGGTGAGAGACCCTGTAAGCAGTGATTCTCCAGATGACATTAATTCTTCTCTGCCCAAAGGGGTAGTAGAACCAAAAGTAGAATTTGACTCTGATGAAGTGGAGGTAGAAGTGGGTGAACGACTACAGCAGTATCCAACTCCATTATCTCTTGAGCAGATGGAAGAGGGGCTGCACAGTGGCCAGGCAATGGACTTGGCCTGTAATAACTACCATATGAAACAGTTCCTGGAGGCCCTGCTACGCAACAGTGCAGCTCAAAGAAAAGATGATGTAGTTCATCACTTTGTTCGGGGCTTTGAGGGTAGGCCAGAAGATGCAGGGGTGGCCATGAGTTCCATGATGGACATTCACAGCGACTGGTATGGTGAGGATACAGGTGAGATGAGAATTCCCGAGGCTGTAGATAATGTCTGTATAACAGATGAGGAAGCTGTTTATATGTATCACTTTCTATGTTAATTGAACGGTTATTCTCATTCTTGTTCAGTATACTTCACAGGAAAATATTGCTGAATTTTATGCAACAGCAAAATAAACTATTGTTCTGGACTTCAAAAGAAAGCTGCACTCATTTTGTTCAGTGCAGCATTTGGAAGGTAAGTATTTCTGATCTAAAAACTTGTATTTGAAATAGGTATTTTGGAGTCTAATGGTGGTAGCATAATTTGGGACAACACTGGAATGAAAGATGAATGTAAGAAAAGCTTTACCTCTTATAACTGTTAGTATTAtgtgtgacaggttcggtcacaaagacccccttgggactttcacctgatgtgctgagatttgCCTCTGAGcttgttttccctgccagcttgggactccagaaccctgccttgttgagcccgacatgctagcctgctgcaacacagacccaggcctGGTccacaaagctgca from Eretmochelys imbricata isolate rEreImb1 chromosome 19, rEreImb1.hap1, whole genome shotgun sequence encodes the following:
- the ZBTB8B gene encoding zinc finger and BTB domain-containing protein 8B, which encodes MEMQSYYTKLLGELNEQRKRDFFCDCSIIVEGRIFKAHKNILFANSGYFRALLIHYIQDSGRHSTASLDIVTSEAFSIILDFLYSGKLDLCGENVIEVMSAASYLQMTDVVNFCKTYIRSSLDICRKIEREAAFYQADSGSSSSAREGTSYGTKSQCSASISSLQEKERISDCQRDPPCGECSSCHPMELVVRDPVSSDSPDDINSSLPKGVVEPKVEFDSDEVEVEVGERLQQYPTPLSLEQMEEGLHSGQAMDLACNNYHMKQFLEALLRNSAAQRKDDVVHHFVRGFEGRPEDAGVAMSSMMDIHSDWYGEDTGDVLVVPIKLHKCPFCPYTAKQKGILKRHIRSHTGERPYPCETCGKRFTRQEHLRSHALSVHRSNKPIICKGCRRTFTSSLSQGLRRFGLCDSCTCVTTTHEDSMPINLSLMEPSSEGQEKGDTDNDWPIYVESGEENDPADDDDADDKQEIHRSLSDREALM